Proteins encoded together in one Luteimonas fraxinea window:
- a CDS encoding ATP-binding protein, producing the protein MAAVPTPVLLSWSGGKDAAWTLHVLRQRDDVEVVALVTTITEGFERISMQGIRVEVLHAQARAAGLPVIEARMPQAADNTIYEAAFADALRSARMRWPALRTIAFGDLFLDDIRAWRQAQCAKLDWDALFPLFGSDTPTLAREMQQQGLSAALCCVDTTQLDARFAGHVFDGTLLDALPPQIDPCGEHGEFHTCVYDGPMFAAPLPLVQGETVLRDARFAYTDFRLRD; encoded by the coding sequence ATGGCCGCAGTGCCTACGCCGGTGCTCCTGTCCTGGAGCGGCGGCAAGGACGCGGCCTGGACGCTGCACGTCCTGCGACAGCGCGACGATGTCGAGGTCGTCGCGCTGGTCACGACGATCACCGAAGGTTTCGAGCGCATCTCGATGCAGGGCATCCGCGTCGAGGTGCTGCATGCGCAGGCGCGCGCCGCAGGTCTGCCGGTGATCGAAGCCCGGATGCCGCAGGCTGCCGACAACACGATCTACGAGGCCGCATTCGCCGATGCGCTGCGATCGGCCCGCATGCGCTGGCCCGCCCTGCGTACGATCGCGTTCGGCGACCTGTTCCTCGACGACATCCGCGCGTGGCGGCAAGCGCAATGCGCGAAGCTGGACTGGGACGCGCTGTTTCCGTTGTTCGGCAGTGACACGCCGACGCTTGCGCGGGAGATGCAGCAGCAGGGATTGTCCGCGGCACTGTGCTGCGTCGACACCACCCAGCTCGACGCGCGTTTCGCCGGCCACGTCTTCGACGGCACCCTGCTCGATGCCCTGCCGCCGCAGATCGATCCCTGCGGCGAGCACGGCGAGTTCCACACCTGTGTGTACGACGGCCCGATGTTCGCCGCGCCGCTCCCGCTGGTGCAGGGCGAGACCGTGCTGCGCGACGCGCGCTTCGCCTACACCGATTTCCGTCTGCGCGACTGA
- a CDS encoding SGNH/GDSL hydrolase family protein has product MTAPRRYLALGDSYTIGEGIAAEDRWPVQLADALRNEGIALDAPEVIATTGWTTDELDAAIDAAAPVGPFDLVSLLIGVNDQYRGRDVALYGPAFSALLDRATGFAGGDAARVFVLAIPDWGVTPFGAHSGRDVAAIARELDAYNAAAAAICAAHGVAFVDIAAVSRAQGGEAEMLADDGLHPLAALHTEWMQLALPVARGLLSRA; this is encoded by the coding sequence ATGACTGCCCCGCGCCGCTATCTCGCGCTCGGCGACAGCTACACGATCGGCGAAGGCATCGCCGCCGAAGACCGCTGGCCGGTGCAGCTGGCCGATGCATTGCGCAACGAGGGCATCGCGCTCGACGCGCCGGAAGTCATCGCGACCACCGGCTGGACGACCGACGAACTCGATGCGGCGATCGATGCCGCAGCACCGGTCGGCCCCTTCGATCTGGTGAGCCTGCTGATCGGCGTCAACGACCAGTACCGCGGCCGCGACGTTGCGCTGTACGGCCCGGCGTTCTCGGCGCTGCTGGACCGCGCGACCGGCTTCGCCGGTGGCGATGCGGCGCGTGTCTTCGTGCTCGCGATTCCGGACTGGGGCGTGACTCCGTTCGGTGCGCATTCGGGGCGCGACGTCGCCGCGATCGCGCGCGAACTCGATGCCTACAACGCTGCTGCTGCAGCGATCTGCGCGGCGCACGGCGTTGCCTTCGTCGACATCGCAGCGGTCAGTCGCGCGCAGGGCGGCGAGGCGGAGATGCTCGCCGACGACGGCCTGCATCCCTTGGCTGCACTGCATACCGAGTGGATGCAGCTGGCGTTGCCGGTCGCGCGCGGCTTATTGTCGCGGGCATGA
- a CDS encoding DegV family protein, which yields MRIGIVVDSACDLPPEWLAAHGIHLLPVTVKIGQSEFVDLRDERATLDFIESHVTGRHTAETSAFPADKIKALFLEQLVIDYDYVFCLTVTRHRSQIHDNATHASFAILNEYKPIRAQAGRTTPFALRIVDSQQVFAGQGILPVEAVRLRDAGASAPEIRSRLEFLAERSYAYMVPRDLGYLRARIKHRGDKSVSLLAALIGGALDIKPILHCHRGDTGPVGKVRGFEPAAEKLFAFAVERVRAGLLTPTLCLSYGGELDQMRALPGYAALVAACEEHHVERFETVMSVTGMVNVGSGSLTLGFAAPPHAFA from the coding sequence ATGCGCATCGGAATCGTCGTCGACTCGGCCTGTGATCTGCCGCCGGAGTGGCTGGCTGCTCACGGCATCCATCTGTTGCCGGTGACGGTGAAGATCGGCCAGTCCGAGTTCGTGGACCTGCGCGACGAACGCGCGACGCTGGACTTCATCGAAAGCCACGTCACCGGCCGCCACACCGCCGAGACCTCGGCGTTTCCCGCCGACAAGATCAAGGCGCTGTTCCTCGAGCAGCTGGTCATCGACTACGACTACGTGTTCTGCCTGACGGTCACGCGCCATCGCAGCCAGATCCACGACAACGCGACCCACGCGAGCTTCGCAATCCTCAACGAATACAAGCCGATCCGCGCGCAAGCCGGCCGCACCACACCGTTCGCGCTGCGCATCGTCGATTCGCAGCAGGTGTTCGCCGGCCAGGGCATCCTGCCGGTCGAAGCGGTGCGCCTGCGAGACGCGGGCGCCAGCGCGCCGGAGATCCGCAGCCGTCTCGAATTCCTCGCCGAACGCAGCTACGCCTACATGGTGCCGCGCGATCTCGGCTATCTCCGCGCGCGCATCAAGCATCGCGGCGACAAGAGCGTGAGCCTGCTCGCCGCACTGATCGGCGGCGCGCTCGACATCAAGCCGATCCTGCACTGCCATCGCGGCGACACCGGCCCGGTCGGCAAGGTCCGCGGCTTCGAACCTGCGGCCGAGAAACTGTTCGCGTTCGCCGTCGAGCGCGTGCGCGCCGGCCTGCTTACCCCGACGCTGTGCCTGAGCTACGGCGGCGAGCTCGACCAGATGCGCGCCCTGCCCGGCTACGCCGCGCTGGTCGCCGCGTGCGAGGAACACCACGTCGAACGCTTCGAGACGGTGATGAGCGTGACCGGCATGGTCAACGTGGGCTCCGGCTCGCTGACGCTCGGGTTCGCGGCACCGCCGCATGCGTTCGCGTAA
- the grxD gene encoding Grx4 family monothiol glutaredoxin has product MSLDPALRTRIETLLQGNRAVLFMKGSPTTPQCGFSAKAISALEAVGIDYATVNVLEDGEIREGIKAYGDWPTIPQLYVDGELVGGSDIIEQMVGSGELHGLFGVAPPDRTPPSISITPAAREMIAKAVGDAGGDYVLQVDIDGNFRTRLQLAPRSASAIIAQADGIDVQFDLAGARRAEGMTIDFADDIRGRGLVIDNPNAPKPVQDISPADANDRLAAGTLTLVDVRPPDERATASVARPFEVLDGDAITRLQQLPKDTPLAFLCHHGGRSQQAAEHFRNQGFTHVYNVAGGIDAWSDSVDGGVPKY; this is encoded by the coding sequence ATGTCTCTCGACCCCGCTCTCCGCACCCGCATCGAAACCCTGCTGCAGGGCAACCGGGCCGTGCTGTTCATGAAGGGCTCGCCGACGACCCCGCAGTGCGGCTTCTCCGCCAAGGCCATCTCCGCGCTCGAAGCGGTGGGCATCGACTACGCGACCGTCAACGTGCTCGAAGACGGCGAGATCCGCGAAGGCATCAAGGCCTATGGCGACTGGCCGACGATTCCGCAGCTCTATGTCGACGGCGAGCTCGTCGGCGGCAGCGACATCATCGAGCAGATGGTCGGCAGCGGTGAGCTGCACGGCCTGTTCGGCGTCGCCCCGCCGGACCGCACGCCGCCGTCGATCTCGATCACCCCGGCCGCGCGCGAGATGATCGCCAAGGCCGTCGGCGATGCCGGTGGCGATTACGTGCTGCAGGTCGACATCGACGGCAACTTCCGCACCCGCCTGCAGCTCGCACCGCGCAGCGCTTCGGCGATCATCGCCCAGGCCGACGGCATCGACGTGCAGTTCGACCTCGCCGGCGCACGCCGCGCCGAGGGCATGACGATCGACTTCGCCGACGACATCCGCGGTCGCGGTCTGGTCATCGATAACCCGAACGCGCCCAAGCCGGTGCAGGACATCAGCCCGGCCGACGCCAACGATCGTCTTGCCGCCGGCACGCTGACCCTCGTCGACGTGCGCCCGCCGGACGAACGCGCCACCGCCAGCGTCGCGCGCCCGTTCGAAGTGCTCGACGGCGACGCGATCACCCGTCTGCAGCAGTTGCCCAAGGACACACCGCTCGCGTTTCTGTGCCACCACGGTGGTCGCAGCCAGCAGGCGGCCGAGCATTTCCGCAACCAGGGTTTCACCCACGTCTACAACGTCGCCGGCGGCATCGATGCCTGGAGCGACAGCGTGGATGGCGGCGTCCCGAAGTACTGA
- a CDS encoding class I SAM-dependent methyltransferase yields MTATTSDTTPLSTAPYPREDARNIARAFLPKHALGNRYDYYYTLTKLRTDPLYPGVLQALRPTTAPVLDLGCGLGLLAHALRADGQALPFTGVDIDAAKIRRGREVVARTGLADVQLDVLDLGVGLPAHHGSVTILDVLQYLSPERQRELLDNVIAMLVPGARLVIRSGLADDTSRSRTSRITDRLANFAGWMQERAKSYPTAVGLRGQLEGAGLQTTLRPLYGDTPFNNWLIVGIRT; encoded by the coding sequence ATGACTGCGACCACTTCCGACACCACGCCGCTCTCCACCGCACCGTATCCGCGCGAGGACGCGCGCAACATCGCGCGCGCATTCCTGCCGAAGCACGCGCTGGGCAACCGCTACGACTACTACTACACGCTGACCAAGCTGCGCACCGATCCGCTGTATCCGGGCGTGCTGCAGGCGCTGCGTCCGACGACCGCGCCGGTGCTCGATCTGGGCTGCGGCCTGGGCCTGCTCGCGCATGCACTGCGTGCCGATGGCCAGGCGCTGCCGTTCACCGGCGTCGACATCGACGCGGCCAAGATCCGTCGCGGCCGCGAAGTCGTCGCGCGCACCGGACTCGCCGACGTGCAGCTCGACGTGCTCGATCTCGGCGTCGGCCTGCCGGCGCACCATGGCAGCGTGACGATCCTCGACGTGCTGCAGTACCTGTCGCCCGAGCGCCAGCGCGAACTGCTCGACAACGTGATCGCGATGCTGGTGCCGGGCGCGCGTCTGGTGATCCGCAGCGGCCTCGCTGACGACACCTCGCGCAGCCGCACCTCGCGCATCACCGACCGCCTCGCCAATTTCGCCGGCTGGATGCAGGAGCGCGCGAAGAGCTATCCGACCGCCGTCGGCCTGCGCGGCCAGCTCGAAGGCGCAGGCCTGCAGACGACGCTGCGCCCGCTGTACGGCGACACGCCGTTCAACAACTGGCTGATCGTCGGCATCCGCACGTGA
- a CDS encoding 2-hydroxychromene-2-carboxylate isomerase: protein MPAIWYFDVVSPFAYLQWRRLKPLLATHDIRPVPILFAAVLSAIGNRGPAEIPAKRTFTYQHVAWRAQRDGVALVFPPAHPFNPIAALRTVVAANADPDVIDAVFAHIWAQGQAGDSVEALAPVLAAAQLLPADVEAPAVKARLRAETDAAIAAGVFGVPTLRIGDALFWGEDAHDFALAALTDPGLLDTPEMQRLAQLPVGAARS from the coding sequence ATGCCTGCGATCTGGTACTTCGATGTCGTCTCGCCCTTCGCGTACCTGCAGTGGCGCCGGCTGAAACCACTGCTCGCGACGCACGACATCCGCCCGGTGCCGATCCTGTTCGCGGCGGTGCTGTCGGCGATCGGCAATCGCGGGCCGGCGGAGATTCCGGCCAAGCGCACCTTCACCTATCAGCACGTCGCTTGGCGCGCGCAACGCGACGGCGTTGCACTGGTGTTTCCGCCGGCGCATCCGTTCAACCCGATCGCGGCGCTGCGCACGGTGGTCGCCGCCAATGCGGACCCGGATGTGATCGACGCGGTATTCGCGCACATCTGGGCGCAGGGACAGGCCGGTGACAGCGTCGAGGCACTGGCCCCTGTGCTGGCCGCAGCGCAGCTGTTACCGGCCGATGTCGAAGCGCCAGCGGTCAAGGCACGGCTGCGCGCGGAGACCGATGCGGCGATCGCCGCCGGCGTGTTCGGCGTGCCGACGCTGCGTATCGGTGACGCGCTGTTCTGGGGCGAGGACGCGCACGACTTCGCACTCGCGGCGCTTACCGATCCCGGCCTGCTCGACACGCCGGAAATGCAGCGCCTTGCGCAGCTGCCGGTCGGCGCCGCACGCAGCTGA
- a CDS encoding isopenicillin N synthase family dioxygenase, whose amino-acid sequence MSTTQRQLPLIDLSQLEAGSPGDRAAALQTLRQGAREVGFFYLGNHGVPPELDAALLQQARALFALPDADKQAIAMVHSPHFRGYNQVGAELTRGKADWREQIDIGAEREAVPQAPGVPAWTRLQGPNQWPAALPEFRPVVLAWQDAVTDVLLRLLQACAEALGQPRDVFAPLYRDHPYQLMKLIRYPGRERVENDQGVGAHKDSELLTLILQDGVGGLQIELDDGRIIDAIPRPGTYIVNIGELLELASDGYLKAAVHRVSSPPPGTERLSAAFFLGARLDATVPALTLPPDLAREASGYTRDPHNPLFHQVGQNTLKGRLRSHPDVAARHHADLLAPAKV is encoded by the coding sequence ATGTCCACTACCCAACGACAGCTGCCGCTGATCGACCTGTCGCAACTCGAAGCCGGCAGCCCCGGCGATCGCGCCGCCGCGCTGCAGACGCTGCGCCAGGGCGCACGCGAGGTCGGCTTCTTCTACTTGGGGAACCACGGTGTACCGCCCGAGCTCGACGCCGCACTGCTGCAGCAGGCGCGGGCGCTGTTCGCTCTGCCCGACGCGGACAAGCAGGCCATCGCGATGGTCCATTCCCCACATTTCCGCGGCTACAACCAAGTCGGCGCCGAACTGACCCGCGGCAAGGCCGACTGGCGCGAACAGATCGACATCGGCGCCGAGCGCGAGGCGGTGCCGCAGGCGCCCGGCGTGCCGGCGTGGACCCGTCTGCAGGGCCCCAACCAGTGGCCCGCGGCACTCCCGGAATTCCGTCCGGTCGTGCTGGCTTGGCAGGACGCGGTCACCGATGTCCTGCTCCGCCTGCTGCAGGCCTGCGCCGAAGCGCTCGGCCAGCCGCGCGACGTGTTCGCCCCGCTCTATCGCGACCACCCGTACCAGCTGATGAAACTGATCCGCTACCCCGGCCGCGAGCGGGTGGAGAACGACCAAGGCGTGGGCGCGCACAAGGACAGCGAGCTGCTGACGCTGATCCTGCAGGACGGCGTCGGCGGTCTGCAGATCGAACTCGACGATGGCCGGATCATCGACGCCATCCCGCGGCCCGGCACCTACATCGTCAACATCGGCGAGCTGCTGGAGCTGGCATCGGACGGCTACCTCAAGGCAGCCGTGCACCGCGTCAGCAGCCCACCGCCGGGCACCGAACGCCTCTCCGCCGCGTTCTTCCTCGGCGCGCGCCTGGACGCGACAGTGCCGGCGCTGACGCTGCCGCCCGACCTCGCCCGCGAGGCCAGCGGCTATACCCGCGATCCCCACAATCCGCTGTTCCATCAGGTCGGCCAGAACACGCTGAAAGGCCGCCTGCGTTCGCACCCCGACGTGGCCGCGCGGCATCACGCGGATCTGCTGGCGCCGGCGAAGGTCTGA
- a CDS encoding polysaccharide deacetylase family protein codes for MRAMSVHRPPRRPQLWLPLLIASQLLIALVWWQLGWTIGLPLLLASHALCLWGVLAPASRLYGPVLTRLPGEGVWLTIDDGPSDDTRALLDLLDAHDAKATFFLVGARAAARPDLVREIAARGHGIGNHSQTHPQAMFWALGPARMRREILDCQRTLVEILGHAPVWFRSVVGHTNPFVHAPLRDAGLARVGWNARGFDAVKADVDDVVARIDADLAPGAIVLLHEGAKHGGNVAMVEGVLMRMRAKGLRAVLPDQAV; via the coding sequence ATGCGCGCCATGTCCGTGCACCGCCCGCCCCGTCGTCCGCAGCTGTGGCTGCCGCTGCTGATCGCCTCGCAGCTGCTGATCGCGCTGGTCTGGTGGCAGTTGGGCTGGACGATCGGCCTGCCGCTGCTGCTGGCCAGCCACGCGCTGTGCCTGTGGGGCGTGCTGGCACCGGCCTCGCGGCTGTACGGCCCGGTGCTGACACGGCTGCCGGGCGAAGGCGTGTGGCTGACGATCGACGATGGTCCGTCCGATGACACCCGCGCGCTGCTCGATCTGCTCGATGCGCACGACGCGAAGGCGACGTTCTTCCTCGTTGGCGCGCGCGCTGCAGCGCGCCCGGACCTCGTGCGCGAGATCGCCGCGCGCGGCCATGGCATCGGCAACCACAGCCAGACCCATCCGCAGGCGATGTTCTGGGCACTCGGACCGGCGCGGATGCGGCGCGAGATTCTCGACTGCCAGCGCACGCTGGTTGAAATCTTGGGTCATGCGCCGGTGTGGTTCCGCTCGGTCGTCGGTCACACCAATCCGTTCGTGCATGCGCCACTGCGTGATGCAGGCCTGGCGCGCGTCGGCTGGAATGCGCGCGGATTCGATGCGGTGAAGGCGGATGTCGACGACGTGGTCGCGCGGATCGATGCCGACCTCGCGCCCGGCGCGATCGTGCTGCTGCATGAAGGCGCGAAGCACGGCGGCAATGTCGCGATGGTCGAAGGCGTGCTGATGCGGATGCGGGCGAAGGGATTGCGGGCGGTGTTGCCGGATCAGGCGGTCTGA
- a CDS encoding hybrid sensor histidine kinase/response regulator gives MVPGWVLLLVSLGYAALLFGVAWYGDRRPLSPDRPWLRTAVYSLGMAVYCSSWTFYGAVGTAARQGLGYLPIYLGPLLLLLFGWRILERLALIAQSQNTVSIADFIASRYGRSQRLAAMVALIALVAAVPYLALQYKAVAISLGVLGGPDDPVTPFGDPAFYVAALMALFAILFGTRQVDATEHRPGMMLAVALESLVKLVALVAVGVFAIAWFDSNDLKLVEATHALVENAPPSSFVAQCLLAFAALICLPRQFHVAIVECGDVRDIRRARWLFGGYLVIICLMVLPIASAGVALFGRDGPVAPDSFVLALPMAMNADSLALFAYIGGFSAATGMVIVSSVALATMVSNDLVMPLLLRRGYAERHGGNVARTVLWIRRVAIVGLAALAYGYYRASGTETTLAAFGLMAFAAVAQFAPALIGGLYWRGASRRGVEVGLLIGFGVWTYTLLLPTLTQSGWLDPQWLTTGPFGIDWLRPHALFGLAGWDPLTHGTFWSLLLNVGALLLVSARWRPTLDERLRAAPFLDPYAERRTFASEDWSGNVGIPDLLTLTGRIVGERTARAAFDEHAQVQGKPLALNAPADRTWLQFTERQLAAAVGASSARLLMTSALKGSGMEVDEVVAMLDEAGQELRFNREVLSSTLENIDHGVSVVDRTMRLVAWNRSYQRLFGYPDNMLYVGRPVADLIRYNAERGELGPRDVIDIDTEIDKRIAYMRAGSPHVSERVLGNGQVIELRGQPLPGGGYATSYSDVTDYKRVERELRDINETLEQRVADRTREAEAAQESRSRFLTAVSHDVLQPLNAARLFTSALRETQDGAEQKHLAERVDTSLRAAEELLDGLLDVSRLDAGALKPEITDLDVSELMRQLAGQYAPMAKARKLDIRLHALPIAVRSDRRLLRRVLQNFLANALRYTRTGRIVLSARRRGDQVALQVWDTGPGIPEHHMSQIYDEFHRYEQNFDWDGRGLGLGLSICQRISRLLGHTLDARSSVGRGSMFSITVPRSVMASLPPTATPAPLHDESLQGLRVLCVDNDDDILAGMRALLRRWGVEPLCAKTIDEAIACMDELPDVMLVDYHLHDRLDGLDTLDALRGIAPDVPGALLTADGSDTLKQTARIRGYRVLTKPVKPASMRAFLGAQRMAASRRAGS, from the coding sequence ATGGTGCCGGGCTGGGTACTGCTGCTGGTGTCGCTGGGCTATGCCGCGCTGTTGTTCGGTGTGGCCTGGTATGGCGACCGGCGTCCGCTGTCCCCGGATCGGCCGTGGCTGCGCACCGCTGTCTACAGCCTCGGCATGGCGGTGTACTGCTCATCGTGGACGTTCTACGGCGCGGTGGGCACGGCGGCGCGGCAGGGGCTGGGGTATCTGCCGATCTATCTCGGACCGCTGCTGTTGCTGCTGTTCGGCTGGCGCATTCTCGAGCGGCTGGCGCTGATCGCGCAGTCACAGAACACGGTGTCGATCGCCGACTTCATCGCCTCGCGCTATGGCCGTTCGCAGCGCCTGGCGGCGATGGTCGCGTTGATCGCGCTGGTCGCCGCGGTGCCGTATCTGGCGCTGCAGTACAAGGCGGTGGCGATCAGTCTGGGCGTGCTCGGCGGGCCGGACGATCCGGTCACGCCGTTCGGCGATCCGGCGTTCTACGTCGCCGCGTTGATGGCGCTGTTCGCGATCCTGTTCGGCACGCGCCAGGTCGATGCCACCGAACATCGGCCCGGCATGATGCTGGCGGTCGCACTGGAATCGCTGGTCAAGCTGGTCGCGCTGGTCGCGGTGGGCGTGTTCGCAATCGCGTGGTTCGACAGCAATGACCTGAAGCTCGTCGAGGCGACGCACGCGCTGGTCGAGAACGCGCCGCCCAGCAGTTTCGTCGCGCAGTGTCTGCTCGCGTTCGCGGCGTTGATCTGCCTGCCGCGCCAGTTCCACGTGGCGATCGTCGAATGCGGCGACGTGCGCGACATCCGCCGCGCGCGCTGGCTGTTCGGCGGGTATCTGGTGATCATCTGTCTGATGGTGCTGCCGATCGCCAGCGCCGGCGTGGCGTTGTTCGGCCGCGACGGCCCGGTGGCGCCGGACAGCTTCGTGCTCGCGTTGCCGATGGCGATGAATGCCGATTCGCTGGCGCTGTTCGCCTACATCGGCGGCTTCTCGGCGGCGACCGGCATGGTGATCGTGTCCTCGGTCGCGCTGGCGACGATGGTCAGCAACGATCTGGTGATGCCGCTGCTGCTGCGCCGCGGCTATGCCGAGCGCCACGGCGGCAACGTCGCGCGCACGGTGCTGTGGATCCGCCGCGTCGCGATCGTCGGCCTCGCCGCGCTCGCCTACGGCTACTACCGCGCCAGCGGCACCGAGACCACGCTCGCAGCATTCGGCCTGATGGCGTTCGCGGCCGTCGCGCAGTTCGCGCCGGCGCTGATCGGTGGCCTGTACTGGCGCGGCGCGAGCCGGCGTGGTGTCGAGGTGGGGTTGCTGATCGGCTTCGGCGTGTGGACCTACACGCTGCTGCTGCCGACGCTCACGCAGTCGGGCTGGCTCGATCCGCAGTGGCTGACGACCGGTCCGTTCGGCATCGACTGGCTGCGGCCGCATGCACTGTTCGGACTCGCCGGCTGGGATCCGCTGACCCACGGCACGTTCTGGTCGCTGCTGCTCAACGTCGGCGCGCTGCTGCTGGTGTCGGCGCGCTGGCGGCCGACGCTCGACGAGCGCCTGCGCGCAGCGCCGTTTCTCGATCCCTACGCCGAGCGCCGCACGTTCGCGTCCGAGGACTGGAGCGGCAATGTCGGCATTCCCGATCTGCTGACGCTGACCGGCCGCATCGTCGGCGAACGCACCGCGCGCGCAGCCTTCGACGAACACGCGCAGGTGCAGGGCAAGCCGCTCGCGCTCAATGCGCCGGCCGACCGCACCTGGCTGCAGTTCACCGAACGCCAGCTCGCGGCGGCCGTTGGTGCATCGTCTGCGCGCCTGCTGATGACCAGCGCGCTGAAGGGCTCGGGCATGGAGGTCGACGAAGTCGTCGCGATGCTCGACGAGGCCGGCCAGGAACTGCGCTTCAACCGCGAAGTGCTGTCGTCGACGCTGGAGAACATCGATCACGGTGTCAGCGTGGTCGACCGCACGATGCGGCTGGTCGCCTGGAACCGCAGCTACCAGCGCCTGTTCGGCTATCCGGACAACATGCTCTACGTCGGCCGTCCGGTCGCCGACCTGATCCGCTACAACGCCGAGCGCGGCGAGCTGGGCCCGCGCGACGTCATCGACATCGACACCGAGATCGACAAGCGCATCGCCTACATGCGCGCGGGCTCGCCGCACGTGTCCGAGCGCGTGCTCGGCAACGGCCAGGTCATCGAACTGCGCGGCCAGCCGTTGCCGGGCGGCGGTTACGCGACCAGCTACAGCGACGTGACCGACTACAAGCGCGTGGAGCGCGAGCTGCGCGACATCAACGAGACGCTGGAGCAGCGCGTCGCCGATCGCACGCGCGAAGCGGAAGCCGCGCAGGAATCGCGCTCGCGCTTCCTCACCGCGGTCAGCCACGACGTGCTGCAGCCGCTCAATGCCGCGCGGTTGTTCACCTCGGCGCTGCGCGAAACCCAGGACGGCGCCGAGCAGAAGCATCTTGCCGAACGTGTCGACACGTCGCTGCGTGCGGCCGAGGAACTGCTCGACGGTCTGCTCGACGTCTCGCGGCTCGATGCCGGCGCGCTGAAACCCGAGATCACCGATCTCGACGTCTCCGAACTCATGCGCCAGCTCGCCGGCCAGTACGCGCCGATGGCCAAGGCGCGCAAGCTCGACATCCGCCTGCACGCGCTGCCGATCGCGGTGCGCAGCGATCGCCGGCTGTTGCGCCGCGTGCTGCAGAACTTCCTCGCCAACGCGCTGCGCTACACGCGTACCGGTCGCATCGTGCTGTCGGCGCGGCGCCGGGGCGACCAGGTCGCCTTGCAGGTCTGGGATACGGGGCCGGGTATTCCCGAGCACCACATGAGCCAGATCTACGACGAGTTCCATCGCTACGAACAGAACTTCGACTGGGACGGTCGCGGTCTGGGTCTGGGCCTGTCGATCTGCCAGCGCATCTCGCGTCTGCTCGGCCACACGCTCGATGCGCGCTCCAGCGTCGGCCGCGGCAGCATGTTCTCGATCACCGTGCCGCGCAGCGTCATGGCGAGCCTGCCGCCCACCGCCACGCCGGCGCCGCTGCACGACGAATCGCTGCAGGGCCTGCGCGTGCTGTGCGTCGACAACGACGACGACATCCTCGCCGGCATGCGCGCACTGCTGCGCCGCTGGGGCGTGGAGCCACTGTGCGCGAAGACCATCGACGAGGCGATCGCGTGCATGGACGAATTACCGGACGTGATGCTGGTCGATTACCACCTGCACGACCGGCTCGACGGCCTCGACACACTCGACGCGCTGCGCGGCATCGCGCCCGACGTGCCCGGCGCGCTGCTGACCGCCGACGGCAGCGACACGCTCAAGCAGACCGCGCGCATCCGCGGCTATCGCGTGCTGACCAAGCCGGTGAAGCCCGCCTCGATGCGTGCCTTCCTCGGCGCCCAGCGGATGGCGGCGAGCCGACGCGCAGGCAGCTGA